AAACAAAGATTTACCGATGGTTTTCTTCAAGAATTAAAAGGAAGAAAAGGTAGTGTTGGGATGTACAAGAAGTATGATTCCAAACTTCTAATCTGATGGATTTGTGAAGGGTTATAACCTATGAAAAGGAAATTCAAAACTTCTAATCTGATGGATTTGTGAAGGGCTATAACCAATGAAAAGTAAATTTCAAACTTCTAATCTGATGGATTTGTGAAGGGTTATAACCAATGAAAAGGAAATTCCAAACTTCTAATCTGATGGATTTATGAAGAGCTATAACCAATGAAAAGGAGATTCCAAACTTCTAATCTAATGGAATTTGTGAAGGGTTATAACCAATGAAAAGGAGATTTCAAACTTCTAATCTGATGGATTTGCGAAAAGCTATAACCAATGAAAAAGAGATTCCAAACTTCTAATCTGATGGAATTTGTGAAGGGTTATAACCAATGAAAAGGACATTCCAAATTTCTAATCTGATGGATTTGTGAAAAGCTATAACCAATGAATAGAAAATTCCAAACTTCTAATCTGATGGATTTGTGAACGGCTATAAGCTATGAAAAGTAAGGGTTACAAATTTGTCAGCTCATGCATTGTATATGAGAAATATTGACAAAGTCAAGTGTGATTCAATTCAATTGTCAAGTctagttaatatttttttttattgaaaagaAACGATTTATTAGAAGGTTAGAGCAAATTACAAATCATGGGttggtagacgggcaacaagctgcgccgccacccccttttgaattgcAAATCCTACTCGGCTAAACACATAACTATGGCCTACAGACACTGTCGCATGCGCAAGTGCTGCCTTTTGAACCCGCTTCAAGAAATCGGACGCCACAGGGGCCAGACAACCAAAGGTATCGAACGCGAAAGGAAGGAAGGCATGTTGATTATCTATGCAGGCCTGCTCGTGCTTGGATATTTTCCCCGCCTCAGCCTTCCGCGTTGCTTGCCCTGAAACAAAACCATTGCCCCTGAAACCGGCAAGAGGCGACACCCCCGTGAGATCAATGCAAGCATACTTACCCCCGGACCATCCAAAAACCAGCACATCGGCTGGTCGAAGGGAAGACCTCCCCTCCTTCGGGTCCGTTAGGAAATTAACCGGAGCCTCTTTTTTAGCAGCGATACCAGCTCGCTTGAGAACGTCAAACAACACATCTCTAACCAGATCGTGTTTGTACTTGAAGCCAGGAAGCTCTTTGCAGTGAAGGGCATGTTCCCCGAAGCTATCAAGACACACCTTCCGACAAACAGGGCACGGTTCATTCCTCAGGGTACAATGGTATCATCAATCGATTTTTGAGGACAGACCGATATTTACTTTATGAATTTATTCTACTCTTAATTTATGTGAATATTTATAAGTTTAAAAAAATTTCATATAAAAATTTCAGTATGATTAATCGCTAGTCAGTATCAGGGACGTAGCTTTTAAGGGACGGGGGTTGCACCCGCCCTCCGAATGTTTCGGTAGAAGTGTAATATTTTCGATTTTTTGTccgaaaaatttaaaattatataggtctGCCCCCACCAATTATCTGCCTCTACCAAGTTTATTGTCCAAAATATTTATACATATTTTcgtattaaattaaaaaaatatgaagAACGAGCCATTAGTAAGTTTTTATAATTGTTTATAAACTTTAAATAAATTTTGTTACTACTTTATATATAAATCAAAGTTGAGGGTTCTTTTTTATCTTAAAGGTACTTACCGTTTATGTTAAAGGTCGTCGAGCTGAGTTGTAATTCTTTATTTAGGTACTTATCATTTATCTTGCATCATTATAAATATTTTGGTCTTTATTTTTTGTTAACAATATTtagcatttttagttttatatGTAAGAATACGTCATTTGAATGAATGGAGATTATGTAGTTTTATTTAGAGTTATTATTGTTTGACCTGACCCGAATCGAATATCCGACCTGAACATACAACTCAAAACATAGCAATATGAAAAAAAATGGTCCCATGACTTTCCGCTTCCCCGGAACTTTAGTCAAGCTCCACCACTGGTCGGTAACTCACCGGCTGACTAGCGCCTAATGATTCTTACAACACTGGATGTATGGTAAAAAAAATTCTGGAGAATACTCAGCAAATTTATTCTAGATTCGTTACTGTAGATAACCGCCGTGGCATGATACAACTTTTACAGTTTTTTATTAACCCAATaaagattttttttcttttaaacgaCAACTCAATACAATTAAATTTAATGAGTTTTGCGTAAAACAATTCAATGTGGATCTCACTCTCCTTAACCAATCTAGTAAATCTTCAGGTTCTACCGAGTTTAGATACCGTTAAACTTTAACACCGCAACATGGTGGCTTTTGTTGCGTAGAGATTAGACGGTGGTTTTGACTAGTCACACATTAGATGAAGCATATGGGCATGGGGCCATCAAATCATGACTACACGCGTTCAAATACAGTGGACCATCAGTACGGAGTTCTTGCCGAGTGGCTATTAAAAAAAGTGTAAATGCcgagttcttttttttttttttaatttaaacggCCATCAAAATAATACAAGTTTTTGCTTGTAAATGATTTCAACTTAGCGGGCCTTCCGTGCGCAGTTAATGCGCTACAGGCCTACAACAGGTCTTATTATGACAATAATTTAGTATTTGACCTCTTAATCATTACAACTCATTAACTTATATATACAATGTATAAGTTTTTTCATATGATGTGGTTTAGTAGTTTTTTAATCAATGATCTGtcattctttttcttcttcttttttttaaccAACTCATAACCCACTATATTTCTAAGtttgagttaatagccaaaatggtccctgaggtttgcttacttttgtcactttagtccaaaatccaattttttttaaatctgggtccctgaggtttgtatgttgttgtcattttagtccaaatttcaaaaaaatttaattttGTCAGGATTTCTTACTGAATTTTGTCTTCTTCCTCATTTCTCATAAGGGCAAAATTATCATTATAGATTATTATAAactaatttatattaaaaaaataaaaaaagcctCAAAGAACTTTAAATAACCCTAATCGATAAAAACGTCTCACCTTCccccatcatcttcttcctcagACCTGCTTCCCTTCCCCTAATCGAACACCGAACCCTAACAATGGATGACAATGAAGACTGGACCGGTGCATCCGAAGAGAAGGCACAACGTTTGATCCTGAAGTAAAATATGGTACGTAATCGTGATTGTTTACTTATAAATTTGAtgtttttttctttcaaaattgtTATGGCAATCTTAGTTGAATCGATCTCTGAAAAGTTTTTTTGTCAATATACAGCTATTCGACCTGGATTTTTCACGCTGAGACTTCATCATGGAGGTAATTTCACTGATGAGGATGACTTTGAatacgggggggggggggggggggggggcaggtAGACCACATTGACAAGGTGGATTCTGACTTCTTATCATTGATCATATTGGGGATGACTTTGAAGCAGGTctgaggaagaagatgatggggGAAGGTGAGAGGTTTTGATCGATTAGGGTTATTTAAAGTTCTTTGgagctttttttattttttaatataaactaGTGGTATCAAACCGGCGCGTTGCGCCAGAGATTCAACGTGCTACATGGCGGGATCAAACGCGGGAATTTGGTCGGTTTCATATCCTTTTGTTATGGTACAGGCACTCGTTATAACAACCGATAgggaaaaaataaataattatgatTGTGATATAATCAAAAGAATACATCTGATTTACCCCGCTTCGTAGCGGTATATGAGTTTAAGAGCATACATGTAGTTGTATATGCGTTTAAGAGCATACACTCTTTAGTCCTGTAACTCGCCTTGTCTTGAAACTCAGCGCTGAAAGCCCAGTCAGCTAAGGAAGCTCAGTTAGTTGATAGATGTAACACTAAGCCAATCCGAAAAGTGGAGTAGAATCAAGAAACTGGCAGACCTTAAACCTAGCCTACAATCCGATCTTTCGTCTCTTCGCTTGCGTTTTGCCACCTCTAACTTCAAGAGCATACATAGTTTCAAATTCATCAAATAAACCCATATTATAAGCGAACAATATTAACAAAATAAGAAACAAAAACATGCATTGGCTTTTGCAGAATCCCATGAGAAAAATGTTGTAAAGAAGTTAGGTTGGTTTTCTTCTGTGTACATATGGGGATAGCCCATCTAGAGATGCAGCGAACTCATATGTATTCCGATATCTTTCATTAAAAACATATTAGACAACAAAAATAAGCTTGCAATATTACTGATAGAAGATATGCTAAACAGGTACATGCCTGATTTCAAAAGCACTTTGCCTTTCCTTGGAGTCTACAGGCTAACCAACCCAAACAAACATCTCAACATGTGTCTCTCATATTAACATATCCTCGGTCACGCAGGTTGATGAACCCTTTTAGTCATTTAAATTGCTAGCTACCAAATATGTAATCTGAAATGATAACTACTTCAACCCCTGAACCACGATTTACGCAAAGATAATAAGTGAAACTTACAATGTAGGCTTCCTGGTATCATTCTCCATCTGTTCTACCATCACCGTTGTCACTCCAGTCTTCAAAGGAGCTTCCAAACACACCTGCCTACTGACAACACCTTCCACCTACACCAACCGCTTATTCCCACCCGCGCTTTGCAGCGGTACTCGGTGTTGAAGAACAAACTTAATGGAAATAAAACAACCATTAATATATAACACGAAACCTTTTCAGCATTTCTGAATGGTCTAGATATTGATTAAGTTTTGTCTTAAGTGTAAGTTTATAAAGTATATTCTATTATAGCAAAATAGATGTTTAACAATTAATAATTCGTTGAACTGATtgttttttattgtaataaaaaaaataccATATGAAAATATGCATAACTTTTTGATATTTTCATGTGAATGTGTTTCGCGTATCCACTAATTAATGTGACCGATTTCTACAAAGAAATTATGAAAATAGCCATGTACCGAAATGCGTTGGTGACTTTGCTTCTTCTTAACCCTTGTTTAAAATAAACAACTTGGACTGTGAACCTGGGAAAAAAAGCATCATATTAGTAGCCTATTGAAGTAGTGACCATATGAAATTAAAGAATACCTCAACACCCATTTGACAAGCCATTAATACTTCTCTAGCAATCAGCATTACCACCGATAAAGTAAAAGAAATCAACATTTAACTTAGAATACTATACATGACAGCACCTAAAGAATGACTACAATTCCTGAAATGTTTATAAAACTATCCATCCCAAACTTCTATGGTTAAATTTACATGTGGATCAGTACATTAGGAGCCAGTTCCAGCCAGTGGAACACCACTAAACTTAGCCAAAACCATAGTATAATTTAATTATAGAACAAAATGGTTCCAATCATTACTATATCAGCCATCTACCCAATAAATGGAGACATGCTGACCAAAAGTGCTTACCGAAATTGTCGCGGAAACACGATTCAAGTCTCTGAGGTTGTGGTTGTTCAAGATCACCTTCAACTCTCCCATTCCATCTCCAGAATCGACCGATTAGAGTCACCGGTACCGCCGCCGGAACCCTAGAACCCACGACCGTCAAGTTCCCATTCAGCGCGACGATCGACAACATTACTGTCGGCCGGAGACCATAGTCAGTTCCTCCATCACCACCGCGCCTCTCTCTATCTTACTCTGCCTCTGTCGCGTACTCTCTCTATCTCTTTCTACCGCCATAATGGAATGGGAAGCGTTGTTTTTGTCATGGGTTAAAAGAAACCCTAAAATACCCCTAGATTTTACTGTTCATTCCATTCTATATAAAAtgtatataaatgcttgtatcaCCTCTGAACACAAACATTTTGGTGAAAACAACTTAGAAAATAAACTAAAGTAACACTTATCATCAGAATGTGAGTTCAACCGGCTACTACAGACATCATAATCCAAAACCATAAGCGATTATACACCCTATGTAATATCTGGCGGATAGAACAAAAACCCTAACATAAAATTTACCTTTTTAAAAGGCTCAAAGGCCAGAGGGGCGTAGATACGAAGGTTATCAAATTCATGCCCTAGTTGCGAAGATTTTGCTGTTACCCACCAACATGGTTGAAACATAAAGAATCAAGCAATAGACATCTGGTTCGGGTTGTATAATCGGACAGTAGACGGGTTTTACCTTAATACTCACAAATGGAAGATGCAAGCTTTAATCCTTCTGGACGGAACTTCGCTGGAATAGGACCGGAACCCTAGGTGTTTCGCCAGAGCTTCTTCAAGCCATCCTTGTCACGCTATCTGCCGTCACCGAAGTTCTGCTGATGTCGACAGAAACAACAACCGACAACCTAGCAACCACTTACGGCTGCTGACCGCCGTTACGGTGACCAGAAACCCTGGTACCACCGCTCCCCACCACCATGTACGACGGACTCGTCTGTGATGTCGACGCCGGAGAACCATGCGCGGCGCGTCCACAGTGTCGAAACCGGAGACTTCTCCGTCTCTGTCTCCCCTCTCTCTTTCTCTGGCTTAGGGTTAGGTTTTGAAGAAGGGAGGGGCGGTGATACTGCATATAAAGTGAAATTACCAAGATCTCCTCTCTACTGTTCAAAACGTTCAGTTATTAATATATAGGATAATTTGTTTATAATAATCTATAATGACAATTTTGTCCTTATGAGAAATGAGGAAGAGGACAAAATTCAGTAAGAAATCCTGACAAAATTAGACTTTTTTGAAATTTAGACTAAAATggtaacaaaatgcaaacctcagggacccagatttaaaaaatttagattttggactaaagtgacaaaagtgagcAAACGTTATGAACCATTTTGACTATTAACTCTCTAAGTTTTCTTGACTTCATCATGAAACATATCGGCCACCACCATCATTCAATCCACTAGAGAACtacttaataaaatataaaaaagttgTTCTCGCTCAACAAAGCTACGAAATAAAACGGATATTAAAAGTTAAAGAAGGTGAAAAAAGCCAACCATTGTGGAATTTGTATACAGAGTGGTCATAATCAAACAAGATGTCCCTCTAGTCTAGAAAAAAGATATTGATCTTTAACATGGTCATATCAACAAtgcataaattttaaaaaaatcacTTCCAGTCTTTCTCTCCAATTTATCATCTTTCACAAACATACTTATATATCTGCATAATCACATCAATTTTAAATCTATTTTTCATAATCACTAGAGGGAaggcccgtgcgatgcacggcatGACCAACAATTAGTGTCCTTCATTTTGTTGTGTGTTCGAGGaaaaatgtttatgtatggaTAAAAGATAATTAGCCAAAAGACAATGTAAGAGAAGCCATACAAAACGTGATAAGAGCTTGTACCATAAGCCGGCCACACAAAATGTAAGGCGTGCATAGCACAGGAACTTTGTTTGCGGAATTTGTTTAAGAACAAACATGTATGCCAAGTCTAAAAACATGCATTACAGGGAAAAAACTTAAAGGAGTTCACAAAGCTTCCTGTTTTATTCAATAATTCACGAAATCTTTTGCCGCTAATGCATGGCCATGTAGTCCACATTCCCCTCAGTAGTTACCCACAGAATCATCCGAATCAGAACCTTCATAAGTAGGGCTgtgaaagaaagaaaggaaatgttAGGCAGAACTTTAACTTGGATGACGTATATGTTAGCAGTTCATATCCATTATTTTGTAATTAAAACTTGATGGGGTCGTATGCGTTCTCAAATCGAAAAAGCGATGGGGTTGTATGCGTTCTCAAATTGAAAAAGCACATAACAAAACCAATGGTGTAATTGTACTTGTTTATAGTTAGTGATAAAGAAATAAACATGATGTTTGTATCATATAATATTCACTTTTGAACATTTACTTAAACACGACACAAATGGATATGTAGTTATGTGGTTCATGGAATTTGGTAAGTCAAAAgtatatatagaaacttacatGTACTTTCTGATTGTTTCTTTGAGCTTTACCGGTGTCGGTATTGTCATCACCCCTTTACCCTTCCTAGTCATGGGAGTAGGAGTGGTAGATCCAACGGATTCACAATTGGTTTCGTCCGGGAGCACACGCTTGCAGTTGAAGCTCTCAAAGGCCCCATGATGGTAGTATGTGGATGTATCAACTTGGATGGTTCGGGTGGTGCCCACAAGTGAGTGTAAGCAGTGTGGGAGCGTTGAGATGCTACCGTCAGAGTTCTGTATCATGACTGGAGCGGTGTAGATATGCGAGAGACCCGATTCCGCATTGAGTATAGACTCAGCAGTGGTGTTTGTTAGAATTTGTGCAGTGTCATCAAAGCACATGATGACCGCATTTGCCGTGGAATCGAGCACCTCAAGTTCAAGATGGAACCTGGTGAAAGTTTTTTTTTCAGATGTGAAAGTGTATAAAGGCGATTGCCAACGCACATAACTATAGAATATGAAAACCAAACCTTGCTTGTGGAAACATAACTGGGTTTTCACAACCAGCACACCACAGCTCCCCGTGTTCACGCGATACACCTTTCATGCATTTTCCTCCGCCACACATAAGTCTGAACCACTCTTCGCTATTACGTACGCCTTTAATGGCCACACGACAATTGAACTCAGCATTCTGCATGGATTAGAAGGAAAACATTTAATGTATGGATAATAATAATGCCGAGGGAAACAATCGAAATTATAGAAAGTTTTGATACCGTGTGTTTCTTATTTTCTCGACCATGGTGTAATATTTCTTCAAGAGTCGACAAACCTTCTGAACAGTTAGCAATAGCAGTGGTTTTCTTCATGTTGGCAGGTGTCTTCCGATATTCAGCCACAGGTTGCATAATGAAAGGGAGGATGCTTGACTGTGGCTGTGTAATTATAGAGACATGATAAGTAGCCTTTTGGGATGACTTGTGGCAGTTTTCATTTTAATGAAAGCTTAAATGCAAAAAATGTTATAGGAGCTGAATATGAAACATCTAATTGCATTAATGAtaacaaataatattaataataataaatgatgGTAACATATATTTTGATGTTACGGAATCTGAATATGAgaagtctatatatatataaatctatattattaaataaaatggATGATTCAATTGGttaaaatatatttgaaaatcgTTTGGTACATCCTGGGAAAACGGGGGAAAAACCAATTTTAGCAAAGAATGTACCTTGTCCTCGCATAGTCTCCAGCATTCATTATCCAAACAGAACCCTTGTGCAGAAACTTCAGTCTTCCCCTTCAAGTTTAATCTATATAAACACATATGTAAAATGTTAACAAAATTTTCCAAATAAGTAGACTATGTCAGCGATGATTGCATTACCTCATACAATAGTCAAATTTAGCAGGAAAGTCAACCTTGGCCATAAATAGCTCAACAAAACCTCCCTCTTTACATTTATCGATACACCTAAGCGCCAATGCAGCCTCTGCTTGAAGCTGAAATACAAAAAAgtataaaagtaaaataaaaaagtGGAGAAAATAGAAATGCCTTTTGTCTTTGTAGAACATATAATGAAGGTTATCCTGATAACCGTAGATACCTCATTCAAACCACCAATTGTCATGCGGTACGCTAAATTCAAATGAGCTGATAGATCACATAAAACCACAGGAAAATACTTTACATATTTCTTTCTTTCCTGTAAAATAAAAAAAGTCAAATATTCAGCAACTTTGATACAtatataaaataacaaaaaaacaaaaaaatgagAATGGCAATCAGCCAATGACAATAGCAGTCAACCAATGACAATAGCATACCTCCTTAGACATATCACTTCCTCCCTGAGGCTTGATGAAAATCCCGTTGCCAAAAGGGTGGAGGGACGGGTTGACTTTGAAGTTTGACCTTGATGGTATCAAAAGGGTGTCCAACTATCAACTGTGTCGCCCCTCCTATTGTTCCGGCGGTTAACTCCTTTGCTACATCCGTCATCTGTGAGTTCGTATgaacaaaaagaaaatgaaaaacacGATATGTTTGAAAAGTTCGTTTTTAGTTTTAACTTAAactcactggttaggatcacaatTAGGGATTTCAATTTTCTACCGAAGAACCTCTGGACTTCTCCAATGAATTCGCAGAACCCAAAAAATTTATCCGTTTTTCCTTCTTTCAATATCGAGTTTCTCATGAATATACACATCCAAGTTTTGCATTTGCAGATGCTTAATACGAAGCGaaaaagcaagcaagcaagcccAAGTTTGGCGAACCAAATATTGCAAATATTAAACTGAGGTCTTACACATTAAATTAACCAACCATTAATTGACGTTTAAAACATATAATCTACTTGCCATTAATCTGGCAAATGTAGATCTCTTgggaccaaaaaaaaaaattagaccAATAATGAACTCAAACTTCACCTCTTTATTAGAAGATATCAGGATGGAATCGTCCAGGGATGGAGTTGCTTCCCTGAGCTTGCTTTAAATGCATTGTTAACGCATAGTTATTCACCTCAAGTGTCCTCACCTGCTCTTGATATTGAGATAATAACTGTTTCAACTGCTGCACCTCTACGTTCCTCTCATCATACTCCTTTTGTCATTCATGTTGAATGGCTACAGCACGTTTCAGTATTGCATTTTCCCTCAGAAGAACTTCAATTGGTTCCTTGAAAACTAAATTTTCCTGAAAGTAATAGTACAACCAAATAAGATAGTTAGAAAATAGTACACTCTACACTCATGTGTGTGAGTTGTGTGTTTGGGTGGGATGAGAAGCTTGCCTTATGAAGGGTTTCTGCTGCATCACCAGCAGCACGTTCGGTTATGGATTTCTCCAAACTTTCAAGTACACGCATAGCACGAAGTCTAGCGTCATCAATGCTGGTAGCACTTGTCATTTCTGTCACAAACAACTCAACCCATTCTGCACCGTTTCTCGGTGAGTTTTCCAAAGAAACATCTTCGCTGGCAGTGACCGGACCTACATTTTTATTCAATAAAAGAACTTAGTCTACTANNNNNNNNNNNNNNNNNNNNNNNNNNNNNNNNNNNNNNNNNNNNNNNNNNNNNNNNNNNNNNNNNNNNNNNNNNNNNNNNNNNNNNNNNNNNNNNNNNNNNNNNNNNNNNNNNNNNNNNNNNNNNNNNNNNNNNNNNNNNNNNNNNNNNNNNNNNNNNNNNNNNNNNNNNNNNNNNNNNNNNNNNNNNNNNNNNNNNNNNNNNNNNNNNNNNNNNNNNNNNNNNNNNNNNNNNNNNNNNNNNNNNNNNNNNNNNNNNNNNNNNNNNNNNNNNNNNNNNNNNNNNNNNNNNNNNNNNNNNNNNNNNNNNNNNNNNNNNNNNNNNNNNNNNNNNNNNNNNNNNNNNNNNNNNNNNNNNNNNNNNNNNNNNNNNNNNNNNNNNNNNNNNNNNNNNNNNNNNNNNNNNNNNNNNNNNNNNNNNNNNNNNNNNNNNNNNNNNNNNNNNNNNNNNNNNNNNNNNNNNNNNNNNNNNNNNNNNNNNNNNNNNNNNNNNNNNNNNNNNNNNNNNNNNNNNNNNNNNNNNNNNNNNNNNNNNNNNNNNNNNNNNNNNNNNNNNNNNNNNNNNNNNNNNNNNNNNNNNNNNNNNNNNNNNNNNNNNNNNNNNNNNNNNNNNNNNNNNNNNNNNNNNNNNNNNNNNNNNNNNNNNNNNNNNNNNNNNNNNNNNNNNNNNNNNNNNNNNNNNNNNNNNNNNNNNNNNNNNNNNNNNNNNNNNNNNNNNNNNNNNNNNNNNNNNNNNNNNNNNNNNNNNNNNNNNNNNNNNNNNNNNNNNNNNNNNNNNNNNNNNNNNNNNNNNNNNNNNNNNNNNNNNNNNNNNNNNNNNNNNNNNNNNNNNNNNNNNNNNNNNNNNNNNNNNNNNNNNNNNNNNNNNNNNNNNNNNNNNNNNNNNNNNNNNNNNNNNNNNNNNNNNNNNNNNNNNNNNNNNNNNNNNNNNNNNNNNNNNNNNNNNNNNNNNNNNNNNNNNNNNNNNNNNNNNNNNNNNNNNNNNNNNNNNNNNNNNNNNNNNNNNNNNNNNNNNNNNNNNNNNNNNNNNNNNNNNNNNNNNNNNNNNNNNNNNNNNNNNNNNNNNNNNNNNNNNNNNNNNNNNNNNNNNNNNNNNNNNNNNNNNNNNNNNNNNNNNNNNNNNNNNNNNNNNNNNNNNNNNNNNNNNNNNNNNNNNNNNNNNNNNNNNNNNNNNNNNNNNNNNNNNNNNNNNNNNNNNNNNNNNNNNNNNNNNNNNNNNNNNNNNNNNNNNNNNNNNNNNNNNNNNNNNNNNNNNNNNNNNNNNNNNNNNNNNNNNNNNNNNNNNNNNNNNNNNNNNNNNNNNNNNNNNNNNNNNNNNNNNNNNNNNNNNNNNNNNNNNNNNNNNNNNNNNNNNNNNNNNNNNNNNNNNNNNNNNNNNNNNNNNNNNNNNNNNNNNNNNNNNNNNNNNNNNNNNNNNNNNNNNNNNNNNNNNNNNNNNNNNNNNNNNNNNNNNNNNNNNNNNNNNNNNNNNNNNNNNNNNNNNNNNNNNNNNNNNNNNNNNNNNNNNNNNNNNNNNNNNNNNNNNNNNNNNNNNNNNNNNNNNNNNNNNNNNNNNNNNNNNNNNNNNNNNNNNNNNNNNNNNNNNNNNNNNNNNNNNNNNNNNNNNNNNNNNNNNNNNNNN
This genomic stretch from Helianthus annuus cultivar XRQ/B chromosome 8, HanXRQr2.0-SUNRISE, whole genome shotgun sequence harbors:
- the LOC118481158 gene encoding uncharacterized protein LOC118481158 — translated: MSKEERKKYVKYFPVVLCDLSAHLNLAYRMTIGGLNELQAEAALALRCIDKCKEGGFVELFMAKVDFPAKFDYCMRLNLKGKTEVSAQGFCLDNECWRLCEDKPQSSILPFIMQPVAEYRKTPANMKKTTAIANCSEGLSTLEEILHHGRENKKHTNAEFNCRVAIKGVRNSEEWFRLMCGGGKCMKGVSREHGELWCAGCENPVMFPQARFHLELEVLDSTANAVIMCFDDTAQILTNTTAESILNAESGLSHIYTAPVMIQNSDGSISTLPHCLHSLVGTTRTIQVDTSTYYHHGAFESFNCKRVLPDETNCESVGSTTPTPMTRKGKGVMTIPTPVKLKETIRKYIPTYEGSDSDDSVGNY